The proteins below come from a single Carnobacterium divergens DSM 20623 genomic window:
- a CDS encoding asparaginase, which produces MKNILVLHTGGTIAMSEDQTTGKVAPSSENPLLNQGHLFENLAHLVVEDLFQLPSPHVTPVEMLILKNRIEKAITHEGIDGVIVTHGTDTLEETAYFLDITLDHNIPIVVTGAMRSSNEIGSDGLYNFQSAVWVATCEEAKDKGVLVVMNDEIHTARYVTKTHTTNVATFRTPTFGPIGLIAKNKVLFFQELIAEEKFEVNAINQNVYLLKAYAGMDGSLLQALDNPSTDGLVIEALGAGNLPPHTLPALENLLNRGVPVVLVSRCFNGVAQDVYDYAGGGKRLKEMGVIFTNGLNGPKARIKLMVALTKYKDLDSIKKYF; this is translated from the coding sequence GTGAAAAATATTTTAGTATTACACACTGGTGGGACCATAGCCATGAGTGAAGATCAAACTACTGGAAAAGTAGCTCCTAGTTCAGAAAACCCTTTATTAAATCAAGGGCATTTATTTGAAAATTTGGCACATTTAGTTGTAGAGGATCTCTTCCAACTGCCTTCTCCTCACGTGACGCCTGTTGAAATGCTGATTTTAAAAAACCGCATTGAAAAAGCGATTACCCATGAAGGAATTGATGGAGTAATTGTGACTCATGGAACAGATACATTAGAAGAAACAGCTTACTTTTTAGACATTACATTAGATCACAATATTCCAATTGTTGTAACTGGTGCCATGCGTTCTAGTAATGAAATCGGTTCAGATGGTCTGTATAATTTTCAAAGTGCCGTATGGGTTGCAACATGTGAAGAAGCCAAAGACAAGGGTGTTTTAGTCGTAATGAATGATGAAATTCATACCGCTCGCTACGTTACTAAAACTCACACCACTAATGTCGCAACGTTTAGAACGCCTACGTTTGGACCAATTGGTTTAATTGCTAAAAACAAAGTCTTATTTTTCCAAGAACTAATTGCTGAAGAAAAATTTGAAGTAAATGCAATCAATCAAAATGTCTACCTACTAAAAGCTTATGCTGGAATGGATGGCAGTTTATTGCAAGCCCTTGATAATCCCTCTACAGATGGCTTAGTGATTGAAGCGTTAGGTGCAGGGAATCTTCCACCACACACTTTACCTGCACTAGAAAACCTATTAAACCGTGGTGTTCCAGTCGTTTTAGTTTCCCGTTGCTTTAACGGTGTCGCTCAAGACGTGTATGATTATGCTGGTGGTGGAAAACGATTAAAAGAAATGGGGGTCATTTTCACGAATGGCTTGAACGGACCTAAAGCTCGAATTAAGTTAATGGTCGCTTTAACGAAATATAAAGACCTTGATTCTATCAAAAAATATTTCTAA
- a CDS encoding MmcQ/YjbR family DNA-binding protein, which yields MNIASRQAFLTAEGKKLAGAKVALKEEWGSMAFTVGDKLYALMGENKDGKEIITVKGLPEDNERLREDFHSVTYGYYMNKTHWISIDLSTTELEDGHILVLLKKSYHLIVEKLPKKIQKELQNTKEMN from the coding sequence ATGAACATTGCCAGTAGACAAGCTTTTTTAACTGCAGAGGGAAAAAAGTTAGCAGGAGCGAAGGTTGCCTTAAAGGAAGAATGGGGTTCAATGGCCTTTACCGTTGGAGATAAATTATATGCATTGATGGGTGAAAATAAAGATGGAAAAGAAATTATTACAGTTAAGGGTTTGCCAGAAGACAATGAAAGGCTTCGAGAAGACTTTCATTCAGTTACATATGGGTACTATATGAATAAAACCCATTGGATTTCGATTGATTTATCAACAACTGAGCTGGAAGATGGGCATATTTTAGTGCTGTTGAAAAAATCCTATCATTTGATAGTAGAAAAGTTACCTAAAAAAATACAGAAAGAACTTCAGAATACTAAAGAAATGAATTAA